Sequence from the Trichomycterus rosablanca isolate fTriRos1 chromosome 10, fTriRos1.hap1, whole genome shotgun sequence genome:
TGgttccttttagttatgctgtaataattaggaagCCAAAGTCTCATGCACAACTGACTTCTCCATATGAAtgattttgtttatataatatGTTTACTACACCTTTTGTTTGGTCAGTGGTTCTAACATGAACCTTTTCAACCACCTGAGGCTAAAGCCCTGGATTCGAAGCTTCCACGACAACGCTATTCCTGCTGGATGTGATGGGAATCTGCAGTGACTGCACTCACAATGTTAAGAACTCACTTTTAGACTTTATTCTACCACAGACTGACCTGAGGGAACTGTAATTATTTATGATGgtttatatttgttattatattttttataattaatgctATTTTTCCATTTCATGtatctgtttatttaaacaGATTGTAATTCATCGAAATATCATTAaagccacccaaagaggatgagTCCCTGTTGACtttggtttctctcaaggtttgcttctttgtaatatttagggagttttccttgccactgttgccctcaacTTGCTCATTAAAGGTTTTTGGTCAATGggctctgtaaagttgctttgagacaatgtccattttaaaaTGCACTGTACAAATATATCTGACTTAGCTTTGACTTACAtgctaaaacactacagtaaaTATGCTAAACTAAATGAAGTCTCaactattatttaaataaaaaattcaaaACAAAACATTGGGTAGTGCACTTACAAGGTTATAGAAGGCCGCTGCTCTGTTAACATAGAGACTTTCCAGCAGTTCTGGAGGAATCGCCAGTGCTTCAGACTGAGCATAGCGTGCTACATTCACACCTTCACTGTAATGTGTGGCCGCCTGTTTCCAATCTCCATCGCGAAAAACTGTGTTACCCTCATCCAGTaaattgcacaccaactgagtCAAAAATCCCTGCAAAGTGAAATGAAAACATTTACTCAAAATACATTGATATAAACTgacaataaatgtatatttttctcacacacagagacacacaatgCAGAAAATTTAATAAGACTGACCTCATAGGCATCAGGATCAGGAAAGGGCAATGATGACctacaacaacaaacaaaccaatTATACAAATCATTAAATAAGCCAGTTAAACTACCAGTCATGCTTTAAgtaggaaagaaaagaaagtgaCATACTGAATAAATCCTAATGCTCTCTCTATGTCTTCTTTGCGCTTCTGTCTGTCTGGATCCATGGCTAGAAAATGACAGGAAAAGAAGAGACATTCAATCGTCACCATACCTAGTTTTTGTATGTACCCCTATTATGTATTTACATTCAGGTGCACAGGCCCCCTGCTAGACTttataaataatacttactGCTGTCAAGCCTTATTTATGTAATATAGATCACATAGTTGGATGTAATTGTGAGTCTGGTTATAATATTTAAGGCATTTAAAGCCAGGGTATGAAGTCACATTCCTAAGCCCTATTTAcactacacactctacacactaCAACTATTCTGTGTTAATCACCACATCCCTCATACTGCAAGACCATTTAAAGCTTAATGCAAGACCATCACAACTGCCCTGTCtcaataataaatatgaattgCTAACTTAATGTGGATCTATTTACTGTTACGTTGGTTTTAAGTTTGTTGACACACTGGTACGTTCCTAGTAAACACCTAGAAACCACAAAACAGAGATCGTGTAACTTCTGCGATtctgtttaaaacattttaaatgcatttgaagTATTTTACTGTTATGCAGTGTAACTGAACATGTTAATGCGTACATCAACAACACTGTATTCAGCCATAAATGccattttcaaaatattttgccCAACCCTGCTAGCAAACTAGCGCTGTCTGCTAAAAATGAAAAACGTTAGAAAACGTTTAAACACATATATTTTAACGTAGGTTTCTGTTTCTGTATGTTGAAAGATGCAATttacaaacacaacataaagAGAAATATACCAGAACTGACCCGTAAAAAGTTTGCTAGCTTACTCAAATATTTACTTAGATGCTGCTGTTTACTAGCAGCTAGTTAGCTATGTAGTTTGTTAGCCTGTCAACTCACTTTTTCAAGAAAATGCCTTTGCAACAAACTTCACTTCAGGGATACAGGGATAATATATTTTTGACAGTTTACGAAAAGGAACATTTTCTACTATCACTGTGAATATAAACAAACTGAAATTACTAGCTTTCGTGCTACATTCTCGCACTGGGCCTCGAACAGGGCAGTGACTAAAATGTGTTAGCTTGCTAACTCAGTGCATATTAGCAACAGTGCTAGTGCTAGTTTTATTCCAGttgataatgttgtgttatattTTACAACGTGTTACAATAAGTTCAGTATGATTGCTTATGTTTATTTACTATGTTAAACTGGTCAGTGTAGTGCAACCTCCCGCTAAGAACATCAACTCCACATCCAAAAGAATAAAGTATCACTCGCTTCACTCTCTAATAGCTCCCAAAGTCAATCGGCCTTTCTAAAGTTACATTTGACCAATCGTAATAAACTAATTATTAACTAAGCTGGTTCAGTATTCTGCAAAATCGGTTAGCTAGGACTGGTTTATAAAAACAGCGGTGTGTTTTGTGCTCATTAGCAGCTCACCCACGCAGTGCAAATCGCTTTTACCTCCACGGTCTATTTCAGACAGCAGTAAACCCCGAGCAAAGCTGATTCAGAGAGCAAATCGTGTAGTTGTTGTTTCTTCTCCTGAGATCATGCCCAAATTCACACTGACCATGCAGACAGACCAGGCGATAGTTCTCTGTCTGCTGCTCCAAGTTGTGCCCAAGTTGATCTGGACCGGTGAGAAAACACTGCTGGGTCCTAAACCCAGAGTCAAAATAAACATCAAACTATTTCCAGTAGGGGACACTAGTAAACCATAGCAAGATCTGTTCATTCAGTTTTATATTACAGTTTTTTCTGAGTTGCTTAAACACATTTCCTGAAATCTCATCTCCTTTTCtcaaaacagtaaaaacaaaacccaaaatataaattacatttacacaacCTCTGACTTGTCATTCAAAGTCAAACAATCAACTCAAAACTATtttacagacatcccaagttgcaaaaacttatttcagggaggtacccccggacccggacctcgaccccgaccccccaagcccaaaaaaaaaaaaaaaaaaagaaagaaaagagaaaaaaaaaagctaaaacacctctcgcacacaccaaaggattatgggtaataacagaacttttaggagctgctaactgagctactaagctaactgtttgcgtcacaaacacattaatgtgtactacatagtgcactagatagtgtgaaagataatagatttatgttccctacatagtgcactagattgtatattagaaaataatttatgtttcttacttagtgcactagatagtgtactagataatagacttatgtttcttacataatgctttaggtggcgtattagttaacggatttagattccctacatagtgcactagatagtgaattagacaattggtttatgttccctacacagtgcactagattgtatatcagatcacggatttatgttccctacatagtgcactagacagtatattagacaattgatttatgttccctacacagtgcgctagattgtatatcagataacggatttaatacgcgattgGGGAATAAAGTTTGTGTCgcctgtgtgcgtgtgtgtgtgttcttggccgcgcgttctagattccgggagattttatctgacttgcgggcatcagggagccgctatgtgtatgcgggagactcccggaactttcgggagacttgggatgtctgatttTATCACTACCGTGAAATGACACACAAAGCCAGCCAATGCATAAAcactatacatttacattttcggcatttagcagacgcttttatccaaagcgacttacactatacagtctgagcaattgagggttaagggcccttcctcaagagcccaacagtggcaacctggcagtggtggggtttgaaccagcgaccttatgcttactagtccagtaccttaaccactaggctacaactgccctacacagcagttattacacactacataaaacacTGTGCTTTTAGCATAGCAGGacaaaaaatctttattttgtATACAGGAAAACATGTTTACTGATGTATACTAGAGAACCAACAAAGAAACACAGTATATGAActgcaatatatttattatattatactataccgCCTGAGAGACAGTGGGTAACAgttctgtgtatatatacatttgtaTAAAGTACAGTTATATATTGTCTGTATGTCTTCCTGTAAATttgctaaaatatttttattgttcatttttatttgatctttattcacttttattgttttatggtCATCTTTTGCTTCTTTTTTGTAATTCTGTTATTATCGTTGTAATGCTTTGGcaacattgtttttttacagtcatgccaataaagctactttgaatcttgaatcttaaAAGTATTTGCATGTACAGTATGCAATGTCAATCATTCATTCTGCCTCAGCATCATGCCTCTGGGCTAGGTCAGGCCACAGGACTTCATCTACATCACAGGCAATATTCTCTCTAGCTAAACATCATGAAAAACATCCTTTTGCATGCCCATTCCAGGCTTGAATCCACTCTTATGTCATCACATGCTGCATCCATTGACTGGAGTAGATTTTCTTGGTTAAGCTGAGAAGAATTCCTCAGTCGGGTTTTGGAATCGAGAGTATGGTGGAAAGCATATATTTATGAAATGGTGCTTGATATAACTGTGTAGTCCTTGACAGGGTCAAAATGAATCTGGATATGGCACTTCCACATTGCAGTGCAGGGACTGTAAATCCCAATGATTTACATACGAGAGTCTTGTCCTGAAGGTCCTAAAAGGTTTTATGTAATTGTAATTATAGAATTGgcttaaaaacaacattaactaactttaatacaaaataatacagCTGTTACTTCCATCAGTTGTATGCTTCCTTTGCTTTCCATATGTAGTTTTCCTTCAGGTATtccaattgtgtgtgtgtgtgagagagagaaagatgaGATTTGAACCAAGGTCCTCAGAACTTTGCACTTGGTGTGTTTTGCTTAACCCTGTACAAATGTTAGCTAGCTAGTTAACCTAGCTAAAGTTaaggatttacatttacattttcagcatttagcagatgctcttatccagagcgacttacagaaatgctttcatagtaaacattaccttactctagtagacaacagtccaaagacacaaatctgctgaaaccctctTAGAACCCTAAGTTAGTGTTTTTTCcccaagaaataaataagagcattagtaagtgagtgagtaagtaagtacaagtcagcttaaatGCTTAACAAGTCAGCTTAGGGATGATGAAAATCCTGAGTGTGATGACACATGTACAAGGCTAAGctgatattaaataaaacatgggTTCTAAAGACCTGACTTCAATTGCCAGCACACCTATTTGGGTCTTTACCATGCACTCtggtttacttttacttcttaaTAACAAGCAAGCAGCTCTTGCCTCTTGCCCagtgtatagatatatagataataataataaaaatcatcaaTAGAAATCAGGACCCATTTTCAACAAATTCTACCAGTGGCAGATATCAGCTACTTATTTTCATGACAGCAACTGTCAGCACTTTACTAATTGTGTTAATTGTGTTACATTTTTCACCCTGATGGCAGGACACAATATTTATTTCCCCTAAATTGCATATTTATCCACAGTAGTatgaaaaaaagtttggacacccctgtcaAATTTCATGTTCTACTGATTTTCTAAATTAAAATAAGTTATTAAATAAGTTATTAAACAATGCTGTTAGTACACAAgtcaagccatagcctagtggttaaggtactggactagtaaccagaaggtcgctggttcaagccaccactgccaggttgctgctgttgggcccttaagcaaggcccttaaccctcaattactcagattgtatactgtcacagtactgtaagtcgctttggataaaggtgtctgctgaaatgtaaatgtacacacacacacacacacacacacacacacacacacacacacatgttctatattaaaatgtgaaTAAGTTTGAAAACATGAACTTGTTTGAAGGAAATTAATAACATGAATTTTAAACtgtcttttacacacacaaaaacatgcaaccaaaacataataaaaatatttaaacatattaaaatacttaaataaacccccacaggtggttttaatgtttgaggttttattCGGTATAAAAGAGGACTTTTAGCGCATGCAGTGGATTGTCTGCTGTTGCTAAGCAGCAGTGTAAATAGATTGATGTTTACACGCTGTTCTGCAAACAGCACACTCGGGTAAGCTAACGGTAACTAAGAGATATTACAAtaatcttatatatatataataacggTAATGTATTAGACTACTGTTTCtatttaatgtacattttaatatcgaacatttaaattttaaaatcgACTACTTTGCTTCTGGCTAACTATAGCAGAGTAGCTAACGGTACGTAGAAAAATAAGCACAATAAAGCTAACGGTGCATTAGCAATTCAGttttaaaatagtttaattCGGTTTCTAATACCTGTCTTTTGAACTCAGAAGATTGATTCGGGTTTAGCGAAATGCAACTTTTACAacaatttagtcatttattttgCGCTTGGTTAACTTAAGATAACTCAAAAGTACAGCACACAGGTAACATTGTTCCGTACACGATTACAGTTGGTATTTATCAATGAGTTTCATCTTAATAACTAAAGCTTCATTGGAATTATTTTGAAGAATACATAGAATACATTGTATGTAACACTATTTATAGTTTTTAACTATCTTCATTAACctgaaataattaatataaaactcGAGAGTGGCTCCCTGTGTGAAACAGTGTGACTTAAACCTACATTACATGTTTAATCTGATCTAAATCTCTCCTGCAGCTACGACAGCTCATTTAAAATGCCCCTTTTTGGCAATATATTTAGCCCCAAGAAGACCCCACCTCGAAAATCTGCATCTCTTTCTAATCTTCATACAGTAAGTGTGAGATTTATCTAACCACTCTTAAGTCTTGTTACTGAGATTGGCACTATTAAAAGCATTTGCATTGGTTTTCCACCAGCTGGATCGGTCCACCAGAGAGCTGGAGCTAGGTCTGGAATATGGAGCCCCAGTAATGAATATTGGGGGTCAGAGCTTGAAATTTGAAGATGGACAGTGGATTATAGGTAAGGTGACATTATTGATACTACAAAGTTTGTTTGGTGATAGATGCCTGACCATTTattcagtgttttattgttgtaaTGCATGTTACTTTCACACACAGAATCAGGAGGTAATGTATCAAGCAAGGAGCTACAAAAACTAAAGAAGAGGAATCTGCAGTTAGAGGAAGAAAATAATCTTTTAAAGCTTAAGATTGACCTTCTCTTTGATATGGTGAGTTTCTATGCCAACTTATTGTAAACAAAAAAGCTTATAAAACAAGTAActaaattatttaatgtttataatCTGTGCTGTGGTTTCTTGTGTGTCCACAATGCATAGTAATTTAAATAGCACACTTActtgcttttggacttgtttctaCTATGGGTCTAATCCTAATTTAGTTACACCAGGAAGTTAAATGTGGATTATAAAACTTACTTTTTTGttcaacaaaaataaaaagcccaCTGCCAATGGGATCCAGTGTTTAATTTCCCAACGGTGCTATCGACcgatcaggtgtctacatatagCCATGATTGGCGTGATGGTGGCCCCAAGATGAATTGCcgtcctgttcagggtgtgttagtgcattgcacccagtgattccaggaaagCCGGACTAACCATGATCCTGACCATACATAAAGCAATaggaaaaacatgaaaatgaataaatgaatgaaatatacAGTGACTGGTTTCATGAAGGAATAAGTGAAtagtatatttaataatataaaatatgttaTATGTCTTTTTAGGAGTCTTTAAACAACAACTCAGCCCTATGTAGTACCGCTTGTGTTAAAAATCCAGAGTAAAATGCTAAAAGcaatttgcatttaaaatattcaccTTTCTCTTAAGACGGATTAATTATATACTTTTATAATTTATTCCAGGATTCAAATAAATGACAGAAAAAGAATCACATTTGTATTTAATCACATACAATTTCTCTTAGCTTTCAGAAACCACAGCTGAGTCACATCTAATACAGAAAGAATTAGAAGAAGTGAAGAATCGTTACAAACAAAAGAAGTGATGGACGGTGTGGacttcagttatttatttataatgatttttTGATAATGATTTGTGTAATATCAAGAACCTATgggaaattgtatttatttacatatttgcataatatgtgtgtgtgtgtttaataaaaaatacactttgtGTAAAAGATTGTGTAAAGTCTAACATACTTTTACTAGTTTTATCACATGGTGGTCTAGACACGTTGTGCGGCCATCATTTGATTTAATTAATGCAAACTGTGAAATCTAAAGgttttttaaatcagctttttaGCTTTATAATGATTGGCTGTTTATGTAGTAGCTGTTACAGATCTATGTACacagttaaattaaattatgattacattttgcacattgtttagatctacatttaaatgtataatgATATGAAATTTTTACAAAAACTTTTTCTGAAGCTCCATAAGCTGTCGTACTGGAGATTAATGCTGATCTGTGCATGAGTGATCTTGTCTGGAGTTAAATAGGACAAATTCAAACCTGAATTCAGGTCATGAGTAAATGTCTAAAGAATAATTACAGGTTTACAAAAGGACTTGACAACAAGCATGTCTAAACTTGTAGGGCTCAAAACTTTCTTAACGGAATAAAGAAACTGAGTTGTTAATGCTGAAAGGGATGCTCTTTGCTCCACTGAGGAGTTAGAGCACTATTGTCAGGTAAGATCTCACTACAACAATGAGTACAGCAACTCATGCCAAATTCCCAGAGACTTCAGacctttttggaatgtgggtTTCTTAAGGTGTGGGAAAACAAGAGAAAGTTTTTATTTCTAACAGCAAAAAATTAACCAGATTTGGAGttaaattcaataataaattgTGTGCCTTTGAATGTTAAATATTAACACAatattcgttttttttttttaatgaaatcatTGCGTAaatctaaaataattaattagtcgattaaataaaaccaaaaacagCAAAAGCTGCACAGTGCaagaatttttttattattatcatttttagcTTTGACAAAATCTGCGGTCTGATATGTATGTAAGAAAGTTAGACTATTCATCTTCTGGTAAAGAAAGTTCTGTTATACCATTAAACTTTGTAGCATGCCTTTCTATTTTCTTGTTAGGGTTATAATGAACTGCAGCTGGTAATATTTTTGtggcaaataaaaaagaaatttgaaaTAAAGCCAACTAATTTACTTGAACTTGACCAGCTTTGCCAGATTGAGTGGATGAAGATTTAACAAAGGTGAGCCAGAAGGTTGTTTATCCAAATTGACTGATCAAGGTGAAAAGAGCTTGAAGCCTCCAATTATTCAGTAACAGAAAAAACAGTTGCAGgaatcattaaaatcccaaggATGCCTTAACATGCAGGTCTcttataagtgtatgtaaactttcgaCTTTTAAAAAGCATAAATTTACATTGTACATTgctgaaatagaaaaaaaaactgctcagtgaggtgttttttgttttatttattgtttctatGCAGTGCACGTTTAAAAGAGTGTTTCGTAATACTGCCAACTTGTTTGTACATGTTTAATTCGTGTATAATGAGCTAGAAGTGAGAGGTGGAGAGACGGGAAGGACCTGAAAGCAGATGGTTTATTTTGCACGTTATCTCAGAATGGGTTCAGAAAGGAAGTAAGCGGGCAATGGGGAGAAGTATGGTAAAAAGCAGAGGAGTTACAAACAGTTGTTTACGCTTTTTTAAACCATGAGCATATCTGAGGAACATCAAACTTTTAAATTCTTGTACAGACGGCTTAGAGTAGTTCTCACAACACAACCTTCTGGAAGGCCCCTTCTTCTCTGATAACAAGTAAGAAGCTTCATTCATTTGTGTTGATTAAGTAAATGTTACTGAAAAAAAAGAGTGTGTTCTTGAATCCAAGGACAAAATAATATATGTGGTCCATCTTTATCTATTAATAGAGGAAAGTGCCTTTTTAGAAAATGTGATCAAGTAAGTTTGGAAAAAAGGCCACGTGCAATTTAATCTACGTCCTAATTAATCTAATTCTTACATTCTTACATTTCTGCAATGTGGCAAAGTTTTGGTACTCTGTCACCTCCTAATACTTCAAAAATGAATTCACCTTTATGTCTCCAATAGAAGAGTCTGGTTGTATAGAGTAAAGGTGAAACTGCCAAAAACTACAGCCCAACTTCCTCTACTGTTGTCATTTAAGGTGAGGTCTGCAGTACACATTATTGTGAATGTTTATAGAGAGCTTCACTTACTTCAGAAACTTGTAATAACATGTCTAAAGAACTACAACCACATATAAGAGAAATTTGAcactatgaaaaatgcaaatttaGAAAAAcgcagtgttctttacattaacttcgacttttatttcattgcagacagtatgaaccccagatatttcatattttgcaTGGTAAAGAATTACCACTTATGTTTTGGAATCGAGGATACCAGGCGAGGAAGTGttacaggtgttattttgttccACTCTTCGTGCAAACACATCTTGAGGTGTGCAACAGCACGAGGTTGTCATGAcatttttcgttttaaaattctccacacattctctattgggaacaGAACAGGAGTGCAGGCAAGTCAGTCCATTACCTGTagtctcttcttctgcagccatgcctttgtaatgtgtgctgcacatggttttgcattgtcttgcatGGACGTCCCCGAAAAAGATGTTGTCCCAAAGGCAGCATATGCTACTCTAAactctcaatgtacttttaatgtatttttctgcattaatgctgccatcacggaagtgtaaatgacctttgccaagggcactgacaccgccccataccatggcacacactggcttttggacttgttgctgataacagtcatGATGGTCCTTTCCTTTTTTGGTCCAGAGTACACAGCCTCCATTTcatccaaaaaagacctgtgATACTGATTAGTATGACGGCAATGcacttttccactgtgtgatggtcaacCCCAGACTCCTTGCTGCCACTTTtgtacatggttaacataaagcttttcttttgcacagtaaagttttaagtggcatctgTGAGTGTGAAGTAGTGTAGTTCTTGACAAAAGTATGCCAGAGTAATCActtacccatgtggttatatcagttgTTGATAAATGACAGTTCCTGATGCAGTTCCATCTAAGGGATTAGagatattttatttgcatttttcatactgtcacaGCTTGTTTTCTGATGTTGTTTTGAAAACAAATATtaagttgatttat
This genomic interval carries:
- the cby1 gene encoding protein chibby homolog 1 isoform X1; protein product: MFTRCSANSTLGYDSSFKMPLFGNIFSPKKTPPRKSASLSNLHTLDRSTRELELGLEYGAPVMNIGGQSLKFEDGQWIIESGGNVSSKELQKLKKRNLQLEEENNLLKLKIDLLFDMLSETTAESHLIQKELEEVKNRYKQKK
- the cby1 gene encoding protein chibby homolog 1 isoform X2, which produces MPLFGNIFSPKKTPPRKSASLSNLHTLDRSTRELELGLEYGAPVMNIGGQSLKFEDGQWIIESGGNVSSKELQKLKKRNLQLEEENNLLKLKIDLLFDMLSETTAESHLIQKELEEVKNRYKQKK